One window of the Crassaminicella thermophila genome contains the following:
- a CDS encoding Na+/H+ antiporter family protein translates to MLTNPVVLSVIVMTILCLLKLNVILSLVVAAIIGGFVAGMSLGDTMGVLVGGMGGNAETALSYILLGALATAIAKTGAADILALKIAKLIKGKGIVLLLVIAFVACLSGTVIPVHIAFIPILIPPLLAIMNKMKMDRRAAACALAFGLKAPYITLPVGYGLIYHNIIRDQMGLSGMEISTGMVWRANWVAGLAMLTGLVIALIVYSKPREYNMLDKAIDETAASLDNQEEIKVTGKHYATLVAGVAALVIQLKWGSMPLGAMGGLLVMLISRAIKWNDIEEMMHGGIKLMGLIAFVMLVASGYAAVMRETGGVEALVEAATSMMAGSKFIAATIMILLGLVITMGIGTSFGTVPIIAAIYCPLASALGFSVKATILLIAVAAALGDAGSPASDTTLGPTAGLNADGQHDHIWDTCVPTFLCYNVPLVIFGIIGAVIF, encoded by the coding sequence ATGTTAACAAATCCTGTTGTATTATCTGTTATTGTAATGACAATATTGTGTTTGTTAAAGCTAAATGTTATTCTTTCATTAGTTGTAGCAGCAATTATAGGAGGATTCGTAGCTGGTATGTCTCTTGGAGATACTATGGGAGTACTTGTAGGTGGAATGGGAGGTAATGCTGAGACTGCTTTGAGTTATATACTATTAGGGGCATTGGCTACAGCTATTGCAAAAACTGGTGCTGCTGATATATTAGCATTAAAAATTGCAAAATTAATCAAAGGAAAAGGCATTGTATTATTACTTGTTATTGCTTTTGTAGCATGTTTATCAGGAACAGTTATACCTGTACATATAGCTTTTATTCCAATCCTTATACCTCCATTGTTAGCGATTATGAATAAAATGAAGATGGATCGAAGAGCTGCTGCTTGTGCATTGGCTTTTGGTTTAAAAGCTCCATATATTACATTACCTGTTGGATATGGATTGATTTATCACAATATTATTAGAGATCAAATGGGACTTAGTGGAATGGAAATAAGTACTGGAATGGTTTGGAGAGCTAACTGGGTAGCTGGCCTTGCAATGCTTACAGGATTAGTGATTGCTTTGATTGTATATAGCAAACCTAGAGAGTACAATATGCTAGATAAGGCCATTGATGAGACAGCGGCTTCATTGGATAATCAAGAAGAAATAAAAGTGACAGGAAAACACTATGCAACATTAGTAGCTGGAGTAGCTGCATTAGTTATTCAATTAAAATGGGGATCTATGCCTCTTGGTGCAATGGGTGGTCTTTTGGTTATGTTAATTTCACGTGCTATTAAGTGGAACGATATTGAGGAAATGATGCATGGTGGAATTAAACTTATGGGGCTTATTGCATTTGTAATGTTAGTTGCATCAGGATATGCTGCTGTTATGAGAGAAACTGGAGGTGTAGAAGCACTTGTAGAAGCAGCAACGAGCATGATGGCAGGAAGTAAATTTATTGCTGCTACTATCATGATTTTACTAGGGCTTGTCATAACAATGGGAATTGGGACCTCTTTTGGAACAGTACCTATTATTGCGGCTATTTATTGTCCATTAGCATCTGCTTTAGGATTCAGCGTAAAAGCAACTATTCTTTTAATAGCAGTTGCTGCAGCTTTAGGAGATGCTGGATCTCCAGCTTCAGATACCACATTAGGGCCTACAGCAGGTTTAAATGCAGACGGACAGCATGATCATATTTGGGATACATGTGTACCTACTTTCTTATGCTATAATGTACCCCTTGTTATATTTGGAATTATAGGGGCGGTAATCTTCTAA
- the murC gene encoding UDP-N-acetylmuramate--L-alanine ligase, with amino-acid sequence MHFDLDKHDINHIHFIGIGGISMSAIAEVLLTFGYNVSGSDMKSSKITEKLLKKGAKIFIGHHEDNLHSCDLVVYTAAVKEDNPELQKANKLNIPVISRAEMLGLLMKKFKSSIAVSGTHGKTTTTSMISLILEYSDFNPTILVGGELDQIGGNVKVGSRDYFVTEACEYVGSFLKFFPHIGIILNIDADHLDYFKDLDHIIDTFTKFASLIPKNGFLIACKDDKNVQKILPKLNCHILTYGLNNSCNYWADNIQFNDRGHPNFNVFFNNKFLGKFELSIPGKHNIYNALASIACCHNLNVPVEKIIKNLKAFKGTHRRFDVLGKIDDITIIDDYAHHPTEIKATLDAASKLPHNRLWCIFQPHTYTRTKALLNDFASSFDLADKIIITDIYAAREKDTGQIHSKDLVKAIQAYHKDVSYMDTFEKITAYIRKYAQPNDLVLTMGAGDIYKVGKMLLEKDKIKG; translated from the coding sequence ATTCATTTTGATTTAGACAAACATGATATCAACCATATACATTTCATTGGTATTGGTGGTATAAGCATGAGTGCTATTGCTGAAGTACTCCTTACCTTTGGCTATAATGTATCTGGTTCTGATATGAAATCTTCTAAAATTACTGAAAAGCTCTTAAAAAAAGGAGCAAAAATCTTTATCGGTCATCATGAAGACAATTTACATTCTTGTGACTTAGTTGTTTATACAGCTGCAGTAAAAGAAGATAATCCTGAATTACAAAAAGCAAATAAACTAAATATACCCGTTATATCAAGAGCTGAAATGTTAGGACTCCTTATGAAAAAATTTAAAAGTAGCATTGCTGTTTCAGGAACTCATGGAAAAACAACAACAACATCTATGATTTCTCTTATTTTAGAATATAGTGATTTTAATCCTACAATCCTTGTTGGTGGAGAATTAGACCAAATTGGAGGAAATGTTAAAGTTGGCAGTCGTGACTATTTTGTTACAGAAGCTTGTGAATATGTAGGAAGCTTTTTGAAATTCTTCCCACACATTGGCATAATCTTAAATATAGACGCAGATCATCTAGATTATTTTAAAGACTTAGATCATATCATAGATACATTCACAAAATTCGCTTCGTTAATTCCAAAAAACGGCTTCTTGATTGCATGTAAAGATGATAAAAATGTTCAAAAGATATTGCCAAAGCTTAACTGTCATATCCTTACTTATGGCTTAAATAATTCTTGTAATTATTGGGCAGATAACATTCAATTTAATGATAGAGGACATCCAAACTTTAATGTATTCTTTAATAATAAATTTTTAGGTAAGTTTGAATTGAGTATCCCTGGTAAGCACAATATATATAATGCTCTAGCTTCTATTGCTTGCTGTCATAACTTAAATGTCCCTGTTGAAAAAATAATCAAAAACCTAAAAGCTTTTAAAGGAACACACAGAAGATTTGACGTACTAGGTAAAATAGATGATATAACCATTATAGATGATTATGCCCATCATCCTACGGAGATAAAAGCTACCTTAGATGCAGCATCTAAACTTCCTCACAATAGATTATGGTGTATATTCCAACCTCATACTTATACTCGTACAAAAGCACTCCTTAATGATTTTGCTTCTTCTTTCGATCTTGCTGATAAAATTATTATTACAGATATTTATGCTGCAAGAGAAAAAGATACTGGCCAAATTCATTCAAAGGATCTAGTAAAAGCCATACAAGCTTACCATAAAGATGTTTCATATATGGATACTTTTGAAAAAATAACAGCTTACATAAGAAAATATGCACAACCTAATGATCTTGTATTAACAATGGGTGCAGGAGATATATACAAAGTTGGAAAAATGTTATTAGAAAAAGATAAAATAAAAGGTTAA
- a CDS encoding urocanate hydratase translates to MSKPEILYEVKAQRGPTLRCKGWRQETILRMLENNMENAEKPEELVIYGGIGKCARNWESYHAIVKSLKELEDDETLVVQSGMPVAIFKTHKLAPTVVMATTNIMKADWETFYDLQDKNLTMFAQYTAAPWEYIGTQGVIQGTFETLSAIAIKKFNNDLTGKIYLTAGAGGMGGNQSWAMKMHGGVAIVVDADEKIIKRRMQKNYMDKIVYSLDEAIAMAKEASAKKEPLAIGVVGNAADLFEEAYKKGFMPDIISEMCPCHDPISYIPSGYTAEEAEEFRKRDRKGYLEAARETMKRQLRAMNAYFHKGVEVFEYGTSIRKECRDAGMPEEEAMTIPGFVAEYIRPLFCEGRGPFRWTCISGDPEDLRKTDDLALEICKGDPLVERWIKLARKHLPIEALPARICYMGFGQRKRFALAVNELIKKGELSGPVAFSRDNLDSGSIVNPTFESENMKDGGDLISDWPYLNALLNCAGMCDLIAIQANYSMGEAVHTGVTMIADGTDEATFRLEACMTTDSGIGVVRHAQAGYEIARDVANGKGKLTNESIKIPLWWEPADKVTFGPDDLKFAESTCE, encoded by the coding sequence ATGTCAAAACCAGAGATATTGTATGAGGTAAAAGCACAAAGAGGTCCAACATTAAGATGTAAAGGTTGGAGGCAAGAAACAATCTTAAGAATGCTTGAGAATAATATGGAAAATGCAGAAAAACCAGAAGAACTTGTAATTTATGGTGGGATAGGAAAGTGTGCGAGAAACTGGGAGTCGTATCATGCTATCGTAAAGTCATTAAAAGAATTAGAAGATGACGAGACATTAGTAGTACAATCTGGAATGCCAGTTGCAATCTTTAAAACCCATAAATTAGCACCAACAGTAGTTATGGCAACCACAAATATTATGAAAGCAGATTGGGAGACATTCTATGATTTACAAGATAAAAATCTTACGATGTTTGCACAATATACAGCAGCTCCTTGGGAATATATAGGAACGCAAGGTGTTATACAAGGAACATTTGAAACCTTATCAGCTATAGCAATTAAGAAGTTTAATAATGATTTAACAGGAAAAATTTATCTAACTGCTGGAGCAGGAGGAATGGGAGGAAACCAAAGTTGGGCAATGAAAATGCATGGTGGAGTTGCAATTGTTGTAGATGCAGATGAAAAAATCATCAAAAGACGTATGCAAAAGAATTATATGGATAAAATCGTATACTCATTAGATGAAGCTATTGCAATGGCGAAAGAAGCATCTGCTAAGAAAGAACCATTAGCAATAGGAGTAGTAGGAAATGCTGCAGATTTATTTGAAGAAGCATACAAAAAAGGGTTTATGCCAGATATTATCAGTGAGATGTGCCCATGTCATGATCCAATTTCGTATATTCCATCAGGTTATACAGCAGAAGAAGCAGAAGAGTTTAGAAAAAGAGATCGGAAAGGATATTTAGAAGCAGCACGTGAAACAATGAAAAGACAATTAAGAGCAATGAATGCATACTTCCATAAGGGAGTAGAAGTATTTGAATATGGAACAAGTATTCGTAAGGAATGTAGAGATGCAGGGATGCCAGAAGAAGAAGCAATGACAATTCCAGGATTTGTAGCAGAATATATTAGGCCATTATTTTGTGAAGGAAGAGGACCATTTAGGTGGACTTGTATATCAGGAGATCCTGAAGACCTTAGAAAGACAGATGATTTAGCATTAGAAATTTGTAAAGGAGACCCACTAGTAGAAAGATGGATCAAATTAGCACGTAAACACTTACCAATAGAAGCACTTCCAGCAAGAATTTGCTATATGGGATTTGGGCAAAGAAAGAGATTTGCATTAGCAGTAAACGAATTAATTAAGAAGGGTGAACTATCAGGGCCGGTAGCATTCTCAAGAGATAACTTAGATTCTGGATCAATAGTAAATCCAACATTTGAATCAGAAAATATGAAAGATGGAGGAGATTTAATTTCTGATTGGCCATATTTAAATGCATTATTAAACTGCGCAGGAATGTGTGATCTTATAGCAATTCAAGCAAATTATTCAATGGGAGAAGCAGTACATACAGGAGTAACAATGATTGCAGATGGAACAGACGAAGCAACCTTCAGATTAGAAGCATGTATGACAACTGACTCAGGAATTGGAGTGGTAAGACATGCACAAGCAGGATATGAAATAGCAAGAGATGTTGCAAATGGAAAAGGAAAATTAACAAATGAAAGTATTAAGATTCCACTATGGTGGGAGCCTGCAGATAAAGTAACTTTTGGGCCCGATGATTTGAAATTTGCTGAAAGTACATGTGAATAA
- a CDS encoding cyclodeaminase/cyclohydrolase family protein: MSGVKILEKVMDSDNFTVGGGAASALAGAMAAGMIAMVAKLSTKKDYGLTVDKYHEISKEADQLAKKLIFGAEEDEKAFCKIKDAYALPKSTEEEKKKRLAAIQNGGIAAATVPKNNGFMCKHVYQLGMALKDNSNPNAASDLAEAIMLADAGVRGCILNIKANLLLIKDQKIKSEFENYIQELKDFKGRNEGYEEFIG, translated from the coding sequence GTGTCTGGAGTAAAAATTCTAGAAAAGGTAATGGACTCTGATAATTTTACAGTTGGAGGGGGAGCAGCATCAGCACTGGCGGGTGCAATGGCAGCGGGAATGATAGCAATGGTTGCAAAATTATCTACAAAGAAAGATTATGGACTTACTGTAGATAAGTATCATGAGATTTCTAAAGAAGCAGATCAGTTAGCGAAAAAATTAATTTTTGGAGCTGAGGAAGATGAGAAAGCATTTTGTAAGATAAAAGATGCGTATGCTCTTCCAAAATCAACGGAAGAAGAAAAAAAGAAACGTTTAGCTGCCATTCAAAATGGAGGGATTGCAGCTGCAACCGTTCCCAAAAACAATGGGTTTATGTGTAAACATGTATACCAATTAGGAATGGCGTTAAAAGACAACTCTAATCCTAATGCTGCATCAGATTTAGCTGAAGCAATTATGTTGGCTGATGCAGGTGTTAGGGGTTGTATTTTAAATATTAAAGCTAATCTTTTGCTAATTAAAGATCAAAAGATAAAGTCTGAATTTGAAAATTATATACAAGAATTGAAAGATTTTAAAGGAAGGAATGAAGGTTATGAAGAGTTTATTGGCTGA
- a CDS encoding LCP family protein: MKTFLKIFAIAFACFIVAMGAGLWAFSKFYHPATDVIVSDKPKKEPIEIVDSNKEPVEEKSELEKLIDESKRINILLLGMEGPRTDTIVFASFDPESKNLDLVSIPRDTYYARKGYSAADEKKINAVYGDEGIEGTMRAVSKVLGGVPIDHYVKVTYSGVERIVNSLGGVQVNIPMNMDYDDPYANPPLHIHLKKGTQVLDGKHAIQFLRFRKGNNGGGYPDGDLGRIKAQQQFINAAIGKALSFRLPVVANTVMKYVKTDISIPDMAIMAKNAVGMTRDNLKAYSLPGRPINQNHLSYFLHDQDEVENLIKEIYSRGKE, from the coding sequence ATGAAAACTTTTTTAAAAATATTTGCAATTGCTTTTGCATGTTTTATAGTAGCAATGGGGGCAGGGTTATGGGCTTTTTCTAAATTTTATCATCCTGCTACGGATGTGATTGTAAGTGATAAACCAAAGAAGGAACCTATAGAAATTGTGGATAGTAATAAAGAACCAGTAGAAGAAAAGAGCGAATTAGAAAAGCTTATTGATGAAAGCAAGAGGATTAATATTTTGTTATTAGGTATGGAGGGACCAAGAACAGATACGATAGTATTTGCTAGTTTTGATCCTGAAAGTAAAAATTTAGATTTAGTATCTATACCAAGAGATACCTATTATGCACGAAAAGGATATAGTGCTGCTGATGAGAAAAAAATAAACGCTGTTTATGGAGATGAAGGAATAGAAGGGACTATGCGTGCTGTAAGCAAAGTATTAGGTGGAGTACCTATTGATCATTATGTGAAGGTAACTTATTCAGGAGTAGAAAGAATTGTAAACTCATTAGGAGGGGTTCAGGTAAATATTCCTATGAATATGGATTATGATGATCCTTATGCAAATCCTCCTTTGCATATACATTTAAAAAAAGGAACACAAGTTCTTGATGGAAAACATGCAATACAGTTTTTAAGATTTAGAAAGGGCAATAATGGAGGAGGATACCCAGATGGGGATTTAGGGCGTATAAAAGCACAACAGCAGTTTATTAATGCGGCAATAGGAAAAGCATTAAGCTTTAGGCTTCCAGTTGTTGCTAATACAGTTATGAAGTATGTAAAAACAGATATTTCTATACCTGATATGGCAATTATGGCAAAAAATGCTGTAGGTATGACAAGAGATAATTTAAAAGCTTATTCTCTTCCAGGAAGACCAATTAATCAAAATCACTTATCCTATTTCTTACATGATCAGGATGAAGTAGAAAATTTAATTAAGGAAATATATAGCAGAGGAAAAGAGTAG
- the hutI gene encoding imidazolonepropionase — MDGNKVRADLVISNCKQILTCKEEAKDLIGKIDYGWIAIAGEKIVAVGTKEEVESVVEYDEDCVIDGSEKIVLPGFIDCHTHLVFGGSRVKEYAARMTTNDLEVLKKRGIKTGIMATVDMTRDMTEQALFDAAQERLKYMLCAGTTTVESKSGYGLTTSSEIKMLKINQKLNDSFPIDIVSTFLGAHGWPEDIPKDKYIHMLIWEMIPWVAELGLAQFCDVWCDDGHYTIEESRKILQAAREAGLEPKIHTDAYSYIGGSDLAAEMKMISADHLNYTPRSVMAKLAESKIPGVLLPAIDFAVRHPKPFNPRPMIEEGMTLALATNCCPGCFNISLQFVMMLACRQHGMSPEEALRAATIGGAMALNLQEDRGSLEVGKLADIQIWHASTYEDVIYRLGVNLVEKVIKRGKIVVENNIDQSFVQLEKEGV, encoded by the coding sequence TTGGATGGGAACAAAGTAAGAGCAGATTTAGTAATATCCAATTGTAAACAGATTTTAACCTGCAAAGAAGAAGCAAAGGATTTAATTGGAAAAATTGATTATGGATGGATTGCCATAGCAGGGGAAAAAATTGTAGCTGTCGGGACAAAGGAAGAGGTTGAAAGTGTTGTAGAATATGATGAAGATTGTGTGATTGATGGAAGCGAAAAAATTGTTTTACCAGGTTTTATAGATTGTCATACCCATCTTGTTTTTGGAGGGTCTCGTGTAAAAGAATATGCTGCTCGTATGACTACCAATGATCTAGAGGTTTTAAAGAAGAGGGGAATTAAGACAGGGATTATGGCTACAGTTGATATGACAAGAGATATGACAGAACAAGCGTTATTTGATGCTGCTCAAGAAAGATTAAAATATATGCTTTGTGCAGGAACGACTACTGTAGAAAGTAAGAGTGGATATGGGCTTACTACATCGTCTGAAATAAAAATGTTAAAAATTAATCAAAAGTTAAATGATAGTTTTCCAATAGATATTGTATCGACTTTTCTAGGAGCGCACGGATGGCCTGAGGATATTCCAAAAGATAAATATATTCATATGCTAATATGGGAAATGATTCCTTGGGTAGCAGAGTTAGGATTAGCACAGTTTTGTGATGTTTGGTGTGATGATGGTCATTATACAATAGAAGAGTCTAGAAAAATTTTACAGGCAGCAAGGGAAGCGGGGCTAGAGCCTAAGATTCATACGGATGCATACTCCTATATAGGAGGATCGGATCTAGCAGCGGAAATGAAAATGATATCCGCTGATCATTTGAATTATACACCAAGATCAGTAATGGCAAAATTAGCTGAATCAAAGATTCCAGGAGTATTGCTTCCAGCAATAGATTTTGCAGTAAGACATCCAAAACCTTTTAATCCTAGGCCAATGATCGAAGAAGGCATGACATTGGCATTAGCTACCAATTGTTGTCCAGGATGCTTTAATATATCTCTACAATTTGTAATGATGCTTGCATGCCGTCAACATGGAATGAGTCCAGAAGAAGCACTTAGGGCTGCTACAATTGGAGGTGCAATGGCTTTAAATCTGCAAGAGGATAGAGGTTCATTAGAAGTAGGGAAACTGGCAGATATTCAGATTTGGCATGCATCTACTTATGAGGATGTTATCTATCGGCTTGGAGTAAATCTTGTAGAGAAAGTAATAAAACGAGGAAAAATCGTTGTAGAGAATAACATAGATCAATCTTTTGTACAATTGGAGAAGGAGGGAGTATAG
- the hutH gene encoding histidine ammonia-lyase, with translation MKVICVNGNSLTLEDLVKVSRENYKVELAKEAIERVSKSREAVDEFVEEGKVIYGITTGFGKFSDVLISKDQTKELQRNLIVSDCCGVGKPYSEEIVRAAMLLRVNALAKGFSGIRLSTLNVLIKMLNKGVHPVVPEKGSVGASGDLCPLAHIVLVMLGEGEAFYQGKRMKGFEAMKDAGIETVELIAKEGLALINGTCVLTAVGALAAYDAKMVAKLSDISAAMTVEALNGIVDAYDKRVHEVRPHEGQINCAQNMLNLLAGSKSTTRQGEIRVQDAYTLRCIPQIHGASRDAIDYVIKKVTIELNSATDNPLIFSEDKEVISGGNFHGQPMALVFDFLSIAIAELANVAERRIERLVNPALSRLPAFLVKNGGLNDGLMIPQYVAAALVSENKVLAHPACVDSIPTCANQEDHVSMGSISARQSREILNNVMHVLGIELMTAAQAIEFGAKEKLGKGTKVAYAKVREYVEPVENDRVFHIDMHECYKLVASHELVKAVEEEIGELK, from the coding sequence ATGAAAGTAATTTGTGTTAATGGGAATAGTTTAACATTAGAGGATCTTGTAAAAGTTTCTAGAGAAAATTATAAAGTTGAGCTTGCGAAAGAAGCAATAGAAAGAGTGAGTAAATCTAGAGAAGCAGTTGATGAATTTGTTGAAGAGGGAAAGGTGATCTATGGAATTACTACAGGATTTGGAAAGTTTAGTGATGTACTTATATCAAAAGATCAAACTAAAGAGCTGCAAAGGAATTTGATTGTCAGTGATTGTTGTGGTGTTGGGAAACCTTATTCTGAAGAAATTGTAAGAGCTGCAATGCTACTTAGAGTAAATGCATTAGCAAAGGGATTTTCAGGTATAAGATTAAGTACGTTAAATGTATTGATTAAAATGTTAAATAAAGGTGTTCATCCGGTTGTTCCTGAAAAAGGATCTGTTGGAGCAAGTGGAGATTTGTGTCCATTGGCACATATTGTTTTAGTAATGTTAGGAGAGGGAGAAGCCTTCTATCAAGGTAAGCGTATGAAAGGCTTCGAGGCTATGAAGGATGCCGGGATTGAGACTGTTGAGTTAATAGCTAAAGAAGGATTAGCTTTAATTAATGGTACATGTGTATTAACAGCTGTAGGTGCATTAGCTGCATATGATGCTAAAATGGTTGCTAAGCTTTCTGATATTAGTGCTGCAATGACAGTAGAAGCTCTTAACGGAATTGTAGATGCTTATGATAAGAGAGTACATGAAGTAAGACCTCATGAAGGACAAATAAATTGTGCACAAAATATGCTAAATTTATTAGCAGGAAGTAAATCAACAACTAGACAAGGGGAAATTAGAGTACAGGATGCTTATACATTAAGATGTATACCTCAAATTCATGGTGCAAGCAGAGATGCTATTGACTATGTGATTAAAAAAGTAACTATAGAGTTGAATTCTGCTACAGATAATCCATTGATTTTTTCAGAGGATAAGGAAGTAATTTCAGGAGGGAATTTCCATGGACAGCCAATGGCATTAGTATTTGACTTTTTAAGCATTGCTATTGCAGAATTAGCAAATGTAGCGGAAAGAAGAATTGAAAGACTTGTTAATCCAGCATTGAGTAGGTTACCTGCATTTTTGGTGAAAAATGGAGGGCTCAATGATGGGCTTATGATTCCTCAATATGTTGCAGCTGCACTTGTATCTGAAAATAAAGTATTAGCACATCCAGCTTGTGTAGATTCTATCCCAACATGTGCAAATCAAGAAGATCATGTAAGTATGGGATCTATTTCAGCAAGGCAATCAAGAGAAATACTGAATAATGTTATGCATGTATTAGGAATAGAATTAATGACAGCTGCACAAGCTATTGAATTTGGAGCAAAAGAAAAGCTAGGTAAAGGTACAAAAGTAGCTTATGCTAAGGTAAGAGAGTATGTAGAGCCAGTTGAAAATGATAGAGTATTCCACATAGATATGCATGAATGTTATAAACTCGTTGCTAGCCATGAACTTGTAAAAGCAGTAGAAGAAGAGATTGGAGAACTAAAATAG
- the ftcD gene encoding glutamate formimidoyltransferase, whose amino-acid sequence MKSLLAEVNISEGRNLDVVEKVKLALLEKEDIRLIDLDSDKDHNRTVFTYIGEPDAILEATKRLAAKAIELIDMTKHEGSHPRMGAVDVVPFIPVKNITTEEAVKIAREFGKFLGGLGVPVYYYEDAATKPERMSLVKIRKGQYEALPEKMKNPEWEPDEGPHEFVPKSGATVTGVRFPLVAFNVNLKTENIEIGKKIVKAVRGATGGYKYVRAIALSLEDKKMVQVSMNLVNYEKTPIPRVMETIRSEATRYGVLIDGAELVGPVPLMALEEVLKHYLQVHDFSMEQIYY is encoded by the coding sequence ATGAAGAGTTTATTGGCTGAAGTAAATATTAGTGAGGGTAGAAATTTAGATGTAGTTGAAAAAGTGAAACTAGCTCTTTTAGAAAAAGAAGATATAAGGCTTATTGATTTAGATTCTGATAAGGATCATAATAGAACTGTTTTTACTTACATAGGTGAGCCAGATGCTATACTTGAAGCAACAAAAAGACTTGCTGCTAAGGCAATTGAATTAATTGATATGACAAAGCATGAAGGTAGCCATCCTAGAATGGGGGCAGTAGATGTTGTTCCTTTTATTCCTGTTAAGAACATAACTACAGAAGAGGCTGTTAAAATTGCTAGAGAATTTGGTAAGTTTCTAGGAGGCCTAGGAGTGCCTGTATACTATTATGAAGATGCGGCTACAAAACCAGAGAGAATGAGTTTAGTAAAAATAAGAAAAGGACAATATGAAGCTCTACCAGAAAAAATGAAGAATCCAGAATGGGAACCAGATGAAGGACCACATGAGTTTGTTCCTAAAAGTGGTGCTACCGTTACAGGAGTTCGGTTCCCTTTAGTTGCTTTTAATGTGAACCTAAAAACGGAGAATATAGAAATAGGGAAAAAAATTGTGAAAGCAGTTAGAGGGGCTACAGGGGGATACAAATATGTTAGAGCAATTGCCCTTAGTTTAGAAGATAAGAAAATGGTTCAGGTATCTATGAATCTAGTTAATTACGAAAAGACACCTATTCCTAGAGTTATGGAAACAATTCGATCTGAAGCTACCCGCTATGGAGTTTTAATAGATGGAGCTGAGCTAGTTGGGCCTGTTCCTCTTATGGCGTTAGAGGAAGTACTTAAGCATTATCTCCAGGTACATGATTTTTCTATGGAACAAATTTATTATTAA
- the purR gene encoding pur operon repressor encodes MKIKRNGRIGALIKILCDNPNKIFTLSYFTNKFNAAKSSISEDIVVAKRLMEDLELGRIETIPGAAGGVKYIPLVSRRENKEILEDICEKLSKPDRIIPGAFIYMADIIYDPTIVRKLGEIFATQFKDQEVDYVITVETKGIPIAIMTANALNVPLVILRRDSKVTEGSTVSINYISGSTGKIQTMSISKRAIKNGANVIIIDDFMKAGGTAKGMMDMMNEFDANVVGVGVMIATKEPKEKIVKDYVPLLILDKVDEKSKTIHVYPNEYLI; translated from the coding sequence ATGAAAATAAAGAGAAATGGAAGAATTGGAGCTTTGATTAAAATTCTTTGTGATAATCCTAATAAGATTTTTACTTTAAGTTATTTTACAAATAAATTTAATGCTGCAAAATCAAGTATTAGTGAAGATATTGTTGTAGCCAAAAGGCTTATGGAGGATTTAGAGTTAGGAAGAATAGAGACGATTCCTGGTGCAGCAGGCGGGGTAAAATATATTCCTTTAGTAAGTAGAAGAGAAAACAAAGAAATACTAGAAGATATATGCGAAAAACTTTCAAAACCAGATAGAATTATTCCAGGGGCTTTTATATATATGGCAGATATTATTTACGATCCTACTATTGTTAGAAAATTGGGAGAAATATTTGCTACTCAGTTTAAGGATCAAGAAGTAGACTATGTTATAACTGTTGAAACAAAAGGAATCCCTATAGCAATTATGACAGCTAATGCACTTAATGTGCCATTAGTAATTCTAAGAAGAGATAGCAAAGTTACAGAAGGATCTACAGTAAGTATCAACTATATATCTGGTTCAACAGGAAAGATTCAGACTATGTCTATATCAAAAAGAGCAATAAAAAATGGTGCTAATGTGATTATTATTGATGATTTTATGAAAGCTGGAGGTACAGCTAAAGGAATGATGGATATGATGAATGAATTTGATGCAAATGTAGTAGGGGTTGGTGTAATGATTGCAACAAAAGAACCAAAAGAAAAAATAGTAAAAGATTATGTTCCATTGCTTATATTAGATAAAGTTGATGAAAAAAGCAAAACGATTCATGTATATCCAAATGAATATTTAATATAA